A single window of Salminus brasiliensis chromosome 18, fSalBra1.hap2, whole genome shotgun sequence DNA harbors:
- the LOC140538835 gene encoding claudin-4-like: MVSAGIQMLGAFLGIIGWIGVIITCALPMWRVTAFIGSNIVTSQISWEGIWMSCVVQSTGQMQCKVYDSMLALSSDLQAARALTIISIVVGILGIFLAMAGGKCTNCVEDETSKAKVAVTAGVIFIISGVLCLIPVCWTAQTIIQDFYNPMLNQAQKRELGASLFIGLQILGVMLAIAGWLGTIITCAMPMWRVTAFVGANIVTAQIIWEGLWMNCVVQSTGQMQCKVYDSMLALPQDLQAARAMVIISVIVGIFGVLMAVVGGKCTNCMEDEGAKAKACIVSGVIFIIAAVLILVPVSWSANTVIRDFYNPLVYEAQRRELGASLYIGWGSAALLLLGGGLLCWSCPPKEPRPYMAAKFAPARSTSPPMNYV; this comes from the exons ATGGTGTCTGCTGGGATACAGATGCTGGGCGCCTTCCTGGGCATCATCGGGTGGATTGGCGTTATCATCACCTGCGCTCTTCCGATGTGGAGGGTCACTGCCTTCATCGGCAGCAACATTGTAACTTCGCAGATATCATGGGAAGGCATCTGGATGAGCTGTGTGGTGCAGAGCACTGGGCAGATGCAGTGTAAGGTCTATGACTCCATGCTGGCCCTCAGCTCGGACCTCCAGGCCGCAAGAGCTCTCACCATCATCTCCATCGTGGTTGGCATCTTGGGTATCTTCCTGGCCATGGCAGGAGGAAAGTGCACCAACTGTGTGGAGGACGAAACGTCCAAGGCGAAGGTTGCTGTGACTGCAGGTGTGATTTTCATCATTTCTGGAGTGCTGTGCTTGATCCCTGTGTGCTGGACTGCCCAAACCATCATCCAGGATTTCTACAACCCGATGCTGAACCAGGCACAGAAGAGAGAGCTGGGGGCCTCGCTGTTCATCG GCCTCCAGATCCTGGGTGTTATGCTGGCTATAGCAGGTTGGCTGGGTACTATCATTACTTGCGCTATGCCTATGTGGAGGGTCACAGCTTTTGTTGGTGCTAACATTGTTACAGCCCAGATCATCTGGGAGGGCTTGTGGATGAACTGTGTGGTGCAGAGTACCGGACAAATGCAGTGCAAAGTCTACGATTCTATGTTGGCCCTTCCTCAAGATCTGCAGGCTGCCCGAGCCATGGTCATCATTTCTGTCATAGTGGGCATATTTGGTGTGCTGATGGCAGTGGTTGGAGGGAAGTGTACCAACTGCATGGAGGACGAAGGAGCGAAAGCCAAAGCATGCATTGTTTCGGGTGTGATCTTCATCATTGCTGCTGTCCTCATCCTCGTCCCTGTCAGCTGGTCTGCCAACACTGTAATCAGGGATTTTTACAACCCACTGGTTTACGAAGCCCAGCGCCGGGAGCTTGGAGCCTCGCTCTACATTGGTTGGGgatctgctgctcttctgctGTTGGGTGGTGGACTGCTATGCTGGAGTTGCCCACCCAAGGAGCCCCGGCCCTACATGGCAGCCAAGTTTGCCCCGGCCAGATCAACATCCCCACCAATGAATTATGTGTGA
- the LOC140538832 gene encoding claudin-like protein ZF-A89 — translation MAGSGMQILGLALALLGWIGVITTCALPMWKVTAFIGQNIVTAQTFWEGLWMNCVLQSTGQAQCKVYDSMLALPRDLQAARALVVIAILVALVGLVLAVAGGECTNCVEDDAAKSRVSVTAGVCLVVAGVLILIPVSWSANTVITDFYNPQVADAQRRELGASLFIGWGAAALLLLGGAMHCCRCPQSEYRGYTAKYTAPRSAAHSTGAYV, via the coding sequence ATGGCAGGTTCAGGGATGCAGATCCTCGGTTTGGCTCTCGCGCTGCTCGGCTGGATCGGCGTAATCACGACGTGCGCGCTGCCCATGTGGAAGGTGACTGCCTTCATCGGTCAGAACATCGTGACCGCGCAGACCTTCTGGGAGGGCCTGTGGATGAACTGCGTGCTGCAGAGCACGGGCCAGGCGCAATGCAAGGTCTACGACTCCATGCTGGCGCTCCCGCGTGACCTGCAGGCCGCGCGCGCTCTCGTAGTCATCGCCATCCTGGTTGCGCTGGTGGGGCTCGTGCTCGCGGTGGCCGGCGGCGAGTGCACAAACTGCGTGGAAGACGACGCGGCCAAGTCGAGGGTGTCCGTGACGGCCGGCGTGTGCCTGGTGGTGGCGGGCGTGCTCATCCTCATCCCGGTGTCCTGGTCGGCCAACACTGTCATCACCGACTTCTACAATCCGCAGGTGGCGGACGCTCAGAGGCGCGAGCTGGGGGCGTCTCTTTTCATCGGCTGGGGGGCTGCAGCCCTGCTGCTCCTCGGGGGCGCGATGCACTGCTGTCGCTGCCCGCAGAGTGAGTACCGCGGATACACTGCCAAATACACCGCGCCGAGATCAGCTGCACACAGCACTGGAGCCTACGTGTAG